The genomic interval TCAGATGAAGATGCAGGGCCAAAACATGTTCCAAATTGGCCAGAGTAAAGCCAAGCTGCAAGATTCTGAAAAAGTAAACACTACCTTTGATGACGTAGCCGGGCTTGAGGGTGCAAAAACCGAACTACAAGAAATTATCGGCTTCCTCAAAGATCCGGATAAATTTGATTCGCTGGGTGGAGAAATTCCCAAAGGTGTACTGATGGTAGGCCCACCCGGAACCGGAAAAACCTTGCTGGCTCGCGCCGTGGCCGGAGAAGCCAAAGTGCCCTACTTTACGATCACCGGATCTGATTTTATGGAGATGTTTGTAGGGGTAGGTGCCAAGCGTGTGCGCGATATGTTTGAAAAAGCCAAAGATAAAGCACCGGCTATCATTTTTATCGACGAAATTGATTCTATTGGCCGTAAACGTGGTGCCGGACTCGGCGGTGGACATGATGAACGTGAACAAACGCTTAACCAACTACTCTCTGAGCTTGACGGTTTTGAACCCAACGAAGGCGTTGTAGTGATGGGCGCAACCAACCGTCCCGACATTCTGGATAAAGCACTGTTACGCCCCGGCCGCTTTGACCGGCAAATTACCGTGCACCTGCCCACACAAGAACACCGAGAGCAAATCCTTGAAATCCATGCCGAGGACAAAAAACTTTCTGATGAAGTTGATTTAGGCGAAATTGCGCGTTCTACTCCCGGCTTTAGCGGAGCTGATCTGCACAACTTGCTTAATGAGGCAGCACTTATCGCAGCACGGTATAAGCGTGATGCTGTTGAACAACAAGATATTGATCAGGCACGCGACAAGGTCATGATGGGGCTTAAACGAGAAGGTATGCGCCTGACAGACCGCGAGAAAGAGATGCTTGCTTACCACGAAGCGGGTCACGCCGTTGTAGCTGCTGTGCTTCCAAATTCAGACCCTATTCATAAAGTCACCGTAATACCGCGTGGCCAAGCAATGGGAGTTACCATACAATTACCCGAGAAAGAAAAGTATTTGTATGAGAAAAAATATATGCTCGATCGCATGGCTGTAATGATGGGCGGACGAGCAGCTGAAAATCTCATTTTTGATACTTCCACCAGTGGGGCAGAAAATGACCTTAAACAAATTACTAAACTTGCCCGCAAGATGGTGCTCGACTGGGGCATGAGCGAGAAGTTCAACAATATTGCATTTGGCGGCCAGC from Fodinibius salinus carries:
- the ftsH gene encoding ATP-dependent zinc metalloprotease FtsH, whose translation is MSEQEQQQTEKNNAKKDNDGLKTPGGKHQYTFYWIVIAALLGFWIFSSQGGGFFGGPPTIDYSEFRNQIKDNNVQKVTIRGEQIEGKLKQKRALKASENDTARYGNFKTYLPSFGDEKLMNILEENEVQVQTMPKSNFNWWTVLLWGIPLAFLIIIGLQFFRQMKMQGQNMFQIGQSKAKLQDSEKVNTTFDDVAGLEGAKTELQEIIGFLKDPDKFDSLGGEIPKGVLMVGPPGTGKTLLARAVAGEAKVPYFTITGSDFMEMFVGVGAKRVRDMFEKAKDKAPAIIFIDEIDSIGRKRGAGLGGGHDEREQTLNQLLSELDGFEPNEGVVVMGATNRPDILDKALLRPGRFDRQITVHLPTQEHREQILEIHAEDKKLSDEVDLGEIARSTPGFSGADLHNLLNEAALIAARYKRDAVEQQDIDQARDKVMMGLKREGMRLTDREKEMLAYHEAGHAVVAAVLPNSDPIHKVTVIPRGQAMGVTIQLPEKEKYLYEKKYMLDRMAVMMGGRAAENLIFDTSTSGAENDLKQITKLARKMVLDWGMSEKFNNIAFGGQQEQVFLGEQMGSQREYSDSTAREIDEEVQRILKEAFDRAMTSIQENRDVLDKLADELLEREEVPGKEVMKWLNGKIDADKAEEITDSQEEDIAKSEEE